Genomic DNA from Gallaecimonas xiamenensis 3-C-1:
GGGCGTGGCCCATATCACCTGTTGCCAGATGCTGGGCAGCCATGGGAATGGGCCGCTGCTCAATATCGTTTTCGAGCGCAAGCCGGGACAGTCTTGCTTGCGTCAATGACGCCAGAAATGTGCTGACCATAGCGAGTGCGATACCTTCACCGGCTACGCGCGTCGTGCTGAAAATGCCTGTCGCCATGCCGGCTCTTTCCTTTGGCACAAGGCTCACCGATAACCCGTCCATTAATCCCCAGGGCAGCCCGGTGCCGAGGCCAATCACGATCATCGGAAGGATGGCATCCTGCGAAGCTTGACCGATCCCAACTTGGCTTAGGAGGAAGAGTCCAAGTCCCGCGATCAGTAGACCAAGGGCGGATATGACACCGGGAGAGAGCCACCGAGTTAACGATGCCGCCAGTGACGGCATCACCAGCATGGGCGCCGACAATGCGATCATTGTCAGGCCAGCATCAATTTCACTATGTTCGTCGATGCCAATAAATCGTATAGGCAGCAGAACGAGCAGTACGACATAGCAATAACAGGTGGCGATGGGCAGCAGCTGTACGCCAACGAATCTTGGGTACCGAAATAGCGACAAGTCGAGCATTGGCCGGTCAGCTCGCCACTCCACCGCGACGAACCCGGCCAGAAATGCCACCGAGCCGGCCAGCAGGAGCAACACCAGTGGACTTGACCATCCACTTTTGGGTGCCTGGAGTACACCCCAAGTGAAGGTCATGAGTGTTGCCGTGAAGGTGAGCGTTCCTAGCCAGTCCAGCCCCTTGGCATCGGGATCGCGCGATTCCTTCATGCGGGGGATCCCGAACATCAGCACCAGTACGCCGATGATTGCACCGGAAAGAAAGACCGAGCGCCAACCAAAGCGATCCAGCAACAGGCCGGCGAGTACCGGGCCGATAGCAAGCCCGACACCAAAGCTCGTACCAAGAAGGCTAAATGCACGGGTGCGCGCCTTCCCCTCGTATAGCTGCGCCAATGTTGCCGAACCGCCGGAAAGCGTTGCAGCGGCTGCTATCCCCTGTATGGCGCGCAATACATCAAGCCAGATGATGTTGGGCGCCCAGCCGATAGCAAGAGACAGGACGGCAAATAAGACTATCCCGATCGTGAAGAGCCGCTTTCGACCAAATCCATCGGCCAGTGTACCAGCAGCCATCAGGGAACTGCCGAAACTCAACATAAAAGCGTTGGTGATCCAATTCAGTTCCAGCGCTCCACCACCCAGGTCACGAGCTATTGCTGGCGTAGCAATGGCGCCGCCTGAGAAGCTGAGAGGAAGAACCAGGACAGCAAGGCAAACTGCCACGAGCACCGAAACACTGCTGACCTTAGCGGACCTGTCCCTACCGAGTTCTGGCATCTTGCCCCCCCATCTGCTGCAGGCAGCCGCCGGCACATCTTGCGAAGGATGCGACTCGTTCTCCGGTGCAGCTGACTACCCAGAATCGTTCGCCAACCTGCAGGGTACCTGTGGCTCCCTCTAAGCCAGTTTTGGCGAATACCTCTTTATCGACCTTGAAACCCACAGGGCAGCGCCTTTGCTGTTCTTCGCATGCAAACACCGGGTCCGGCGTACTCATCTGCCCGGCGATCAACAATGCCGGTGTTACGAACGCGCGTGGCGCGATCGGCGTAGAAACGGGCAGTGACCAACCGAAAGCAGGTAGCGTCAAAGCAAGCAGGGGTGGGTAGGCGAGCCGTCTTGTGATTAAGGCAAGGACGGTCGGTATGGGCCTGCCTTGTCGATAAGGATTGGTCGTTGGATCTATAGCCATGGGAACGTCCTGCTGGTGGATGCCTTTTCGCCCAGGCACATGCTTGGGCCGATGCCAGTAGATGATAAAAAGGCTTTAATGCCGTATAAATAGGCAGCAATTCCGTTGTAAAAGGACACAATGTCCTTAATTGAGGTGGTACATGGATAGCTTGAGCGGCCTTTTGGCCTTTGTCCGTGCTGCGGAGGCTCGCAGCTACGTAGCGGCAGGAGAACGCTTGGGCCTGTCCCCGTCAGCGGTGGGTAAGAGTGTGGCGCGTTTGGAAGACAAGCTCGGTGTCCGTCTGCTCAACCGGAGTACGCGGCGCATCAGCCTGACGGAAGAAGGAGCACTGTTCTTCGAGCGTTGCCAGCGGATCGTCGGAGAGATAGAGGAAGCCGAGGCCGAGCTTTCCCGGTTGACGGACGCCCCAAGAGGTAGGTTGCGAGTGAGCCTGCCCGCCGTGGGCTATCGCATGTTGATGCCGATCCTGCCGGAGTTCACGCGCCGCTATCCAAACATCGAGTTGGACTTGGATTTTAACGACCGGATGATCGACGTTGTCGCGGAGGGAGTCGATGCCGTCATCCGCAGCGGTGACTTCGGAAATTCCCTGCTCAAGGCCCGCAAACTCGGATCGTTCCGCTTCGTGCTCGTGGGCGCCCCGGCTTACTTCGCTGCTCATGGAGCACCAAGCAGCCCGGAAGACCTGCGCTGGCACGATTGTCTACGTTACAGATTCCCCTCTACAGGGCTGCTGCAGGATTGGAAGATGAGAAGTAGAGAGCCCGATCCGCCTATGCAACTATCTGGGACTCTGACCTTCAACAACGTGGAGGCGCTCATCTCGGCAGCGGTAGGGGGCATGGGGATAGCATACCTGCCGGATTTTGCAGTACGCGAACAAATCACCGCCGGAACCTTAACCTCGGTGCTAGACGACTATCTGACCGAAGGGGGAAGGTTCGCGA
This window encodes:
- a CDS encoding LysR family transcriptional regulator, which codes for MDSLSGLLAFVRAAEARSYVAAGERLGLSPSAVGKSVARLEDKLGVRLLNRSTRRISLTEEGALFFERCQRIVGEIEEAEAELSRLTDAPRGRLRVSLPAVGYRMLMPILPEFTRRYPNIELDLDFNDRMIDVVAEGVDAVIRSGDFGNSLLKARKLGSFRFVLVGAPAYFAAHGAPSSPEDLRWHDCLRYRFPSTGLLQDWKMRSREPDPPMQLSGTLTFNNVEALISAAVGGMGIAYLPDFAVREQITAGTLTSVLDDYLTEGGRFAILWPSSRHLLPKLRVFVDFLAERLVLGP
- a CDS encoding MFS transporter — its product is MPELGRDRSAKVSSVSVLVAVCLAVLVLPLSFSGGAIATPAIARDLGGGALELNWITNAFMLSFGSSLMAAGTLADGFGRKRLFTIGIVLFAVLSLAIGWAPNIIWLDVLRAIQGIAAAATLSGGSATLAQLYEGKARTRAFSLLGTSFGVGLAIGPVLAGLLLDRFGWRSVFLSGAIIGVLVLMFGIPRMKESRDPDAKGLDWLGTLTFTATLMTFTWGVLQAPKSGWSSPLVLLLLAGSVAFLAGFVAVEWRADRPMLDLSLFRYPRFVGVQLLPIATCYCYVVLLVLLPIRFIGIDEHSEIDAGLTMIALSAPMLVMPSLAASLTRWLSPGVISALGLLIAGLGLFLLSQVGIGQASQDAILPMIVIGLGTGLPWGLMDGLSVSLVPKERAGMATGIFSTTRVAGEGIALAMVSTFLASLTQARLSRLALENDIEQRPIPMAAQHLATGDMGHALALLPQVSRSLLADAYTHAFQMLMYLLIAITLVSAVVVFVVLGKNEKVTADPGSGEQPSGSDVAPPHTDIQPEN